From a single Solanum dulcamara chromosome 4, daSolDulc1.2, whole genome shotgun sequence genomic region:
- the LOC129885123 gene encoding inactive protein RESTRICTED TEV MOVEMENT 2-like, whose translation MENGNKDRCICCSNLRISQDFVPSSELVRGKDHDTLLLNLPGFKKEEIKVQLCKTGILKISGQRPVNNFLSFQKDIPISRNCDKSKINARLINGILYVKHPKLIISSEKNENELPTSSTNEPKQDNEKTELDELSKHDNNAENSLAKKEEPKNTNEQTHELVKRDDSMRDSTTCTASDLLLAKLKVSRKVMNIALATLVIVGVGSFFVNVMRSPKKAKE comes from the exons atggAAAATGGAAACAAAGATAGGTGCATTTGTTGTAGCAATTTAAGAATATCTCAAGATTTTGTGCCATCATCAGAATTGGTTCGAGGAAAAGACCATGATACCCTTCTCCTTAATCTTCCAG GtttcaagaaagaagagataaagGTTCAATTGTGCAAAACAGGAATTTTGAAGATAAGTGGACAAAGGCCAGTCAATAATTTTTTAAGCTTTCAGAAGGACATTCCTATTTCAAGAAATTGTgacaaaagtaaaataaatgcAAGGCTAATAAATGGCATACTTTATGTTAAACATCCAAAACTCATAATTTCatcagaaaaaaatgaaaatgaattgCCAACCTCATCAACCAATGAACCAAAACAAGATAATGAGAAAACAGAATTAGATGAACTAAGTAAACATGACAACAATGCTGAGAATTCCCTAGCCAAAAAAGAAGAACCAAAAAACACCAATGAACAAACACATGAACTTGTTAAACGAGACGATTCGATGAGAGATTCCACGACGTGTACTGCTAGTGATTTATTATTAGCAAAGTTGAAGGTGTCAAGGAAAGTGATGAACATTGCCTTGGCTACTCTGGTGATAGTTGGTGTTGGGAGCTTTTTTGTCAATGTGATGAGGTCTCCTAAGAAAGCTAAAGAATGA
- the LOC129885125 gene encoding inactive protein RESTRICTED TEV MOVEMENT 2-like: MNSKGATPTQVYEDFVLSPKLVQEEHFDTIHLNLQGFKKEQLTVVLTSTGILKISGQRPIGTNKWQRFQKEFPVAENCDRSKISAKFENGILYVKQPKLTTTSSVKKDKELSATLAENTPAAKRKKTTLRDEFSKQDNADIDTPAKEEPKKTSPKTSEQTEAKSLAEKKLTSDESNSSSSSSSSSSESDIESTDDETDDDEDTGITSFMAANLKKPRRVMKMTLVGLLILGISLYVAKERSH, encoded by the exons ATGAATTCAAAGGGAGCTACACCAACTCAAGTATATGAAGATTTTGTGCTATCACCAAAGTTGGTTCAAGAAGAACACTTTGACACAATTCACCTTAATCTTCAAG GTTTCAAGAAGGAACAGCTGACGGTTGTACTAACCAGCACAGGAATTCTGAAGATCAGCGGACAACGGCCAATTGGTACGAATAAATGGCAGAGATTTCAGAAGGAATTTCCTGTTGCAGAAAATTGTGACAGAAGCAAAATCAGCGCAAAGTTTGAAAACGGAATTCTTTATGTTAAACAGCCAAAACTTACAACAACTTCATCAGTGAAAAAGGATAAGGAATTGTCAGCTACATTAGCTGAGAATACCCCTGCAGCTAAAAGAAAGAAGACCACTTTACGAGACGAATTTAGTAAACAAGACAATGCTGATATTGATACACCTGCTAAAGAAGAACCAAAGAAAACTAGTCCTAAAACAAGTGAGCAAACAGAAGCTAAAAGTCTTgcagaaaaaaaattaacatcaGATGAAAGTAATTCAAGTAGTTCAAGTTCTTCTAGTTCCAGTGAATCGGATATTGAATCGACTGATGATGAGACAGATGATGATGAAGATACCGGAATTACGAGTTTTATGGCTGCAAACCTGAAGAAGCCAAGGAGAGTGATGAAAATGACTCTTGTTGGTCTGTTGATTCTTGGTATCAGCCTCTATGTTGCCAAGGAACGATCTCATTAA
- the LOC129885124 gene encoding inactive protein RESTRICTED TEV MOVEMENT 2-like, giving the protein MDSTPTQVYEDFVPSTKLVQEQHFDTLHLTLPGFKKEELRVELNKTGILKISGQRPVGTTNKWQRFQKEFPIAVNCDRNKISAKLENGILHVKQPRMITSPTIKDNELPTTLDENTPAAKIQTTTLRDEFSKQDNADINTPSKEEPKETELHSERTPADKSSSSSSSYSESTDDETVGNVSCLVANMKKPRKGMKMTLVALSVLGIGLYVANVMKSANEAEE; this is encoded by the exons ATGGATTCAACACCAACTCAAGTATATGAAGATTTTGTACCATCAACAAAGCTGGTTCAGGAACAACATTTTGACACTCTTCACCTTACTCTTCCAG GTTTCAAGAAGGAAGAGCTGAGGGTTGAACTGAACAAAACAGGAATTCTGAAGATCAGTGGACAAAGGCCAGTTGGGACGACGAATAAGTGGCAGAGATTTCAGAAGGAATTTCCTATTGCAGTAAATTGTGACAGAAACAAAATCAGCGCAAAGTTAGAAAATGGAATTCTTCATGTTAAACAGCCAAGAATGATAACTTCACCCACGATAAAGGATAACGAATTGCCAACCACATTAGATGAAAACACCCCTGCAGCTAAAATACAGACTACCACTTTACGAGACGAATTTAGTAAACAGGACAATGCTGATATTAATACCCCTTCTAAAGAAGAACCAAAGGAAACTGAACTTCATTCAGAAAGAACACCAGCAGATAAAAGCAGTTCAAGTAGTAGTTCTTACAGTGAATCGACAGATGATGAAACAGTCGGAAATGTGAGTTGTTTGGTTGCAAACATGAAGAAGCCAAGGAAAGGGATGAAAATGACTCTTGTTGCTCTTTCAGTTCTTGGCATTGGGCTCTATGTCGCGAACGTGATGAAGTCTGCAAACGAAGCTGAAGAATGA
- the LOC129887633 gene encoding abscisic-aldehyde oxidase-like has protein sequence MEETLKNGILVFAVNGKRYELPSVDPSTTLLQFLRTETCFKSPKLGCGEGGCGACVVLLSKYDPQLKRVEDYSVSSCLTLLCSLNGCGITTSEGLGNTKGGFHSIHERFAGFHASQCGYCTPGMCMSFFSALVNADKANHSDPPPGFSKLTASEAERSIAGNLCRCTGYRPIADACKTFAADVDIEDLGFNSFWKKEDSRDIKVSKLPLYDPSKNLNFSTFPRFLKSEPASYLDSRKYPWDTPASVDELRSLLRSNLAENGERIKLVVGNTGTGYYKETQRYDRYIDLRYIPELSIIRFDHIGIEVGATVTISKLVSFLKEENRINLSSYGKLVSQKLALHMEKISSPFVRNSASVGGNLVMAQRNGFPSDIATLFLGLGATICIMTHQGHEKLTFEQFLSRPLLDSRSVLLTLLIPFKKEGGSTCSKFLFETYRASPRPLGNALAYVNAAFLADVSSHGNGILINDIQLACGAYGTKHATRAKKVEEYLMGKILSINVLSAALRLVKQAAVPEDGTTHPEYRSSMVVSFLFEFLFRFTNVSPMISGGFLNGITLVEEVSESTDDSYICEGRPKTLLSSAKQVVESSKEYHPVGEPMKKIGASMQASGEAVYVDDIPSPPDCLYGAFIYSTRPLAGVKGIHFGSDALPDGVIAIITFKDIPSGGENVGSKTLFGPEPLFADDLAQYAGDRIAFVVAESQRCADVAASTAIVEYDTENIDSPILTIEEAVQKSSFFQVPPYFYPKQVGDFSKGMAEADHKILSAETRLGSQYYFYMETQTALAVPDEDNCMVVYASSQSPEYAGSVIASCLGVPEHNIRVITRRVGGGFGGKAVRAMPVSTACALAALKLQRPVRIYVNRKTDMIMTGGRHPMKITYSVGFKSNGKITALHLDLLVNAGITEDVSPMIPSNFIGALKKYDWGALSFDLKLCKTNLTSKSAMRGPGEVQGSYIAEAVMEHVASVLSLEVDSVRNQNVHTFESLKLFYEHSAGDIGDYTLPGIIDKLATSSNFVRRSEMIEQYNQKNIWKKRGISRVPLVYESAVRPTPGKVSILSDGSVVVEVGGIELGQGLWTKVKQMTAYGLSLIESSWSEELVEKVRVIQADSLSLVQGGFTAGSTTSESSCEAVRLCCNILVERLTPLKKKLQEQNGLVDWSTLIRQAQFQAINLAANSYYVPEFSSMKYLNYGVAVSEVEIDILTGETKILQSDIIYDCGQSLNPAVDMGQIEGAFVQGIGFFMLEEYITNTDGLVVSDSTWTYKIPTIDTIPKIFNVQVLNSGHHEKRVLSSKASGEPPLLLASSVHCATRAAIKAARKQLKLWGKLDGSDTDFYLDVPATLPVVKTLCGLNYVEKYLETLLDLKSS, from the exons ATGGAGGAGACACTGAAAAATGGGATCTTGGTTTTTGCTGTCAATGGAAAAAGATATGAGCTTCCTAGTGTTGACCCTTCAACTACTTTGCTTCAGTTCTTGCGCACTGAAACTTGCTTCAAAAGTCCCAAGTTAGGCTGTGGTGAAG GTGGTTGTGGTGCTTGTGTTGTTCTTCTCTCGAAGTATGATCCCCAGCTTAAACGGGTTGAAGATTATAGTGTGAGTTCATGCCTTACACTTCTTTGCAGTTTAAATGGTTGCGGAATTACTACAAGTGAAGGCCTTGGAAACACCAAGGGCGGTTTCCACTCAATTCATGAAAGGTTTGCAGGTTTTCATGCATCTCAATGTGGATATTGCACTCCAGGAATGTGTATGTCCTTTTTCTCGGCTCTTGTGAACGCTGATAAAGCAAACCACTCAGATCCTCCACCAGGATTCTCTAAGTTGACTGCATCTGAAGCCGAAAGGTCTATAGCAGGGAACCTTTGTCGTTGTACTGGATACCGGCCCATTGCTGATGCCTGCAAGACTTTCGCGGCAGATGTTGATATAGAGGATTTGGGGTTCAATTCTTTCTGGAAAAAGGAAGATTCCAGGGATATAAAAGTGAGTAAGTTACCTCTCTATGATCCAAGTAAGAACTTGAATTTTAGTACATTTCCTCGATTCTTAAAAAGTGAACCTGCCTCATATTTGGACTCCAGAAAGTATCCATGGGATACTCCTGCTTCTGTTGATGAGCTTCGAAGTTTGTTGCGATCCAATTTGGCTGAAAATGGGGAAAGAATTAAGCTGGTTGTTGGTAACACAGGCACTGGATATTACAAGGAAACCCAGCGATATGACCGATACATTGATCTGAGATATATCCCTGAGCTTTCAATAATCAGATTTGATCACATAGGAATTGAAGTAGGGGCTACTGTGACTATATCTAAACTTGTTTCATTTTTGAAGGAAGAAAACAGAATCAATTTGAGTTCATACGGAAAGCTGGTTAGCCAAAAGTTGGCTCTGCACATGGAGAAAATTTCTTCACCGTTTGTTAGAAACTCTGCTAGTGTTGGGGGGAATTTGGTTATGGCACAGAGGAACGGTTTCCCTTCCGATATTGCTACGTTATTTCTTGGTTTGGGTGCTACTATCTGCATAATGACCCATCaaggacatgaaaaactcacatTCGAGCAGTTCTTATCGAGGCCACTGCTAGACTCGAGGAGCGTGCTACTTACTCTTTTGATTCCATTTAAAAAGGAAGGAGGTTCAACCTGTTCTAAGTTTTTGTTTGAAACCTATCGAGCTTCACCGCGACCTCTTGGAAATGCATTGGCATATGTAAATGCTGCTTTCCTTGCTGATGTTTCTTCCCACGGGAATGGGATCCTGATAAATGATATCCAGTTGGCTTGTGGTGCTTATGGCACAAAACACGCAACACGAGCCAAAAAAGTAGAAGAATATCTAATGGGGAAGATATTAAGCATTAATGTATTATCAGCAGCACTTAGATTAGTCAAACAAGCTGCGGTACCTGAAGATGGCACTACACACCCAGAGTATAGATCAAGCATGGTAGTCAGTTTTCTTTTCGAGTTTCTTTTTCGCTTCACCAATGTTAGTCCCATGATATCTGGTGGTTTTTTAAATGGAATTACTTTGGTAGAGGAGGTCTCAGAAAGTACCGACGACAGTTATATTTGTGAAGGGAGACCAAAGACACTATTATCATCTGCTAAACAGGTGGTGGAATCAAGCAAAGAGTACCATCCAGTGGGTGAACCAATGAAAAAAATTGGAGCCTCCATGCAAGCTTCTG GTGAAGCTGTTTATGTAGATGACATTCCATCACCACCAGACTGCCTATATGGAGCATTTATATATAGTACAAGACCATTAGCAGGGGTAAAGGGCATCCACTTTGGGTCTGATGCATTACCTGATGGAGTTATTGCCATTATCACTTTTAAAGATATCCCGAGCGGAGGGGAAAATGTAGGATCTAAGACCCTTTTTGGTCCCGAACCTTTATTTGCAGATGATCTCGCCCAATATGCTGGTGACCGAATTGCTTTTGTG GTTGCTGAAAGTCAGAGGTGTGCAGATGTGGCTGCAAGCACGGCCATTGTTGAATATGACACTGAGAATATAGATTCTCCCATTCTAACCATCGAGGAAGCCGTTCAGAAGTCCAGTTTTTTCCAAGTCCCACCATATTTTTATCCAAAACAAGTTGGTGATTTCTCAAAAGGAATGGCTGAAGCTGACCACAAGATCCTCTCTGCTGAG ACGAGACTTGGGTCTCAGTACTATTTTTATATGGAGACACAAACTGCTCTAGCAGTTCCAGATGAAGATAACTGTATGGTTGTCTATGCATCAAGTCAGTCCCCTGAATACGCAGGTAGTGTAATTGCTAGTTGTCTTGGTGTCCCTGAGCATAACATCCGTGTCATCACAAGAAGGGTTGGAGGTGGCTTTGGAGGCAAGGCAGTGAGAGCAATGCCT GTCTCCACCGCTTGTGCACTTGCAGCACTCAAGTTACAACGCCCTGTCAGGATATACGTCAACCGAAAGACTGACATGATAATGACAGGAGGGAGACACCCGATGAAAATAACATACAGTGTTGGATTTAAGTCGAATGGCAAAATCACCGCCTTACATCTTGATCTATTGGTAAATGCTGGGATCACTGAAGATGTAAGCCCTATGATACCATCAAACTTTATTGGGGCTCTCAAAAAGTATGATTGGGGTGCCTTATCTTTTGATCTAAAATTATGCAAGACGAACCTTACCAGCAAATCAGCTATGCGTGGCCCTGGGGAGGTGCAAGGATCTTATATTGCCGAAGCTGTAATGGAACATGTAGCAAGTGTACTGTCTCTGGAGGTGGACTCCGTTAGAAACCAAAATGTTCATACGTTTGAAAGCCTAAAATTATTCTATGAACATAGTGCAGGAGATATAGGTGATTATACTTTGCCAGGTATCATTGATAAGTTGGCGACATCCTCAAATTTTGTCCGAAGAAGTGAGATGATAGAACAATATAATCAGAAAAATATATGGAAGAAAAGGGGAATTTCTCGAGTGCCACTTGTTTATGAATCTGCAGTACGACCAACGCCTGGAAAAGTAAGCATTCTGTCGGATGGATCTGTAGTTGTAGAGGTTGGAGGTATTGAACTCGGACAGGGTCTATGGACAAAGGTCAAGCAAATGACAGCCTATGGTCTTAGTTTAATTGAAAGTAGTTGGAGTGAAGAACTCGTGGAGAAAGTACGTGTCATACAAGCAGACAGTTTAAGCTTAGTTCAAGGCGGGTTTACTGCTGGAAGCACTACATCTGAATCGAGCTGTGAAGCAGTTAGACTGTGCTGCAACATATTAGTTGAAAGATTAACTCCTCTGAAGAAGAAATTGCAAGAACAAAATGGTTTGGTTGATTGGTCTACACTGATTCGCCAG GCACAATTTCAAGCGATAAACTTAGCAGCAAATTCTTATTATGTGCCAGAATTCAGCTCCATGAAATATCTGAACTATGGTGTTGCTGTCAGTGAG GTGGAGATAGATATCCTGACAGGAGAAACAAAAATTTTGCAATCAGATATTATATATGACTGTGGACAGAGCTTGAACCCAGCTGTTGATATGGGACAG aTTGAAGGGGCTTTTGTACAAGGGATTGGATTTTTTATGCTCGAAGAATATATTACAAACACAGACGGATTGGTTGTTTCAGATAGTACATGGACATATAAGATCCCCACAATTGACACAATACCCAAAATTTTTAATGTTCAAGTGCTAAACAGTGGACATCACGAGAAACGTGTTCTCTCATCTAAAG CATCTGGTGAGCCGCCACTGCTTTTGGCGTCCTCAGTTCATTGTGCAACAAGAGCAGCCATTAAAGCAGCACGAAAACAGCTTAAACTTTGGGGAAAGCTCGATGGGTCGGATACAGATTTCTATCTGGATGTCCCTGCCACATTGCCTGTAGTGAAGACACTGTGTGGCCTGAATTATGTAGAGAAATACTTGGAAACTTTGCTTGATCTCAAGTCTAGCTAA